One segment of Desulfosudis oleivorans Hxd3 DNA contains the following:
- a CDS encoding methyltetrahydrofolate cobalamin methyltransferase, producing the protein MLIIGELINASRKPVAQAIREQDGAAIAGIAAMQHACGAGYIDVNAGVFADAEADHLAWLVQTVQQATGAPCCIDSPSPAAIEAALAVHQGTAMINSISLEEKRCDAILPVIAGTDLKVIALCMSDDGMPETVDQRMAIADRLVNRLVGANVPVDNIYVDPLVQPVATNSAYGTAFLNTIETIMAQFPGIHTVCGLSNISYGLPERKLLNQCFVVMAVLKGLDAAIINPTDKRMVAHIAAAEALAGRDNYCAGYLSAFRAGKLELS; encoded by the coding sequence ATGCTGATTATCGGAGAACTGATCAATGCCAGCCGCAAACCCGTGGCCCAGGCCATCAGGGAGCAGGACGGCGCCGCCATTGCCGGCATCGCCGCCATGCAGCATGCCTGCGGCGCCGGGTATATCGATGTCAATGCCGGTGTATTTGCCGATGCCGAGGCCGATCATCTGGCCTGGCTGGTTCAGACGGTCCAGCAGGCCACCGGCGCGCCCTGCTGCATCGACAGCCCCAGCCCCGCCGCCATTGAGGCGGCCCTGGCCGTCCACCAGGGAACGGCCATGATCAACTCCATCTCCCTGGAAGAAAAGCGGTGCGACGCCATTCTGCCCGTCATTGCCGGCACCGATCTGAAGGTGATTGCCCTGTGCATGAGCGACGACGGCATGCCGGAGACCGTTGACCAGCGCATGGCTATCGCCGACCGGCTGGTCAATCGCCTGGTGGGAGCAAACGTGCCTGTGGACAACATCTACGTGGATCCCCTGGTCCAGCCGGTGGCCACCAACAGCGCCTACGGAACGGCCTTCCTGAACACCATTGAAACCATCATGGCGCAATTTCCCGGTATTCACACCGTCTGTGGCCTGTCGAACATTTCCTATGGACTCCCTGAAAGAAAACTGTTAAATCAGTGTTTTGTTGTCATGGCCGTGTTAAAGGGACTGGATGCGGCCATCATCAATCCCACGGACAAACGGATGGTGGCCCATATCGCGGCGGCCGAGGCTCTGGCCGGCAGGGACAATTACTGCGCCGGTTACCTTTCCGCCTTTCGCGCCGGCAAACTGGAACTTTCGTGA
- a CDS encoding adenosine kinase — translation MIKKNTKRITGVGSALVDLLALEEDTFLQLLGSAKGGMTLVESEFIERAIERASRKPAIVSGGSACNTVAGVGMLGGDARFIGVMGQDTFGELFHFDLKKSNVEAVLSLSASPTGKVLSVITPDAQRTMFTCLGASTELNPAAMNRHLFEGCAIVVVEGYLLFNPALMLATVRAAKEAGALVSLDLASFDVVNQSRDLLETLVADYVDILIANEDEAHAYTGHTDALKALAGLSRNVTIAALKVGALGSYLSHAGEVIRIEPQTDCPAIDTTGAGDLWAAGFLYGLVNGYSLDRCGALGSACGYEVCQVIGAKIPDHGWKRIRSLIHC, via the coding sequence ATGATCAAGAAAAACACCAAACGGATCACCGGGGTGGGCTCAGCCCTGGTGGATCTGCTGGCCCTGGAAGAGGACACGTTTCTGCAACTGCTGGGCAGCGCCAAGGGCGGCATGACCCTGGTGGAAAGCGAATTCATCGAACGGGCCATTGAACGGGCCAGCCGGAAACCCGCCATCGTGTCCGGCGGATCGGCCTGCAACACCGTGGCCGGTGTCGGCATGCTGGGCGGCGACGCCCGGTTCATCGGCGTGATGGGCCAGGATACCTTTGGCGAGCTCTTCCACTTTGACCTGAAAAAGAGCAACGTGGAGGCGGTGCTCTCCCTGTCCGCCTCTCCCACGGGCAAGGTGCTGTCCGTGATCACCCCGGATGCCCAGCGCACCATGTTCACCTGCCTGGGCGCCTCCACCGAGCTGAATCCGGCGGCCATGAACCGCCACCTCTTTGAAGGATGCGCCATCGTGGTGGTGGAAGGCTACCTGCTGTTCAACCCCGCACTCATGCTGGCCACGGTGCGGGCCGCCAAGGAGGCCGGGGCACTGGTCTCCCTGGACCTGGCCAGCTTCGACGTGGTCAACCAGTCCCGGGACCTGCTGGAAACCCTTGTGGCCGACTACGTTGACATTCTGATCGCCAACGAGGACGAGGCCCATGCCTACACCGGCCACACCGATGCGTTAAAGGCCCTGGCCGGCCTCTCCAGAAACGTCACCATTGCGGCCCTGAAGGTCGGGGCCCTGGGCAGTTACCTTTCGCACGCCGGCGAGGTGATCCGCATCGAGCCGCAGACCGACTGCCCGGCCATCGACACCACCGGCGCCGGCGACCTGTGGGCCGCCGGGTTCCTTTACGGGCTGGTCAACGGCTATTCCCTGGACCGGTGCGGGGCCCTGGGGTCGGCCTGCGGATACGAGGTGTGCCAGGTGATCGGGGCAAAAATTCCGGACCACGGGTGGAAGCGGATACGTTCGTTGATTCATTGTTGA
- a CDS encoding tetratricopeptide repeat protein, whose amino-acid sequence MAKISRISLERKRELEEPDKFMVFVARAMQLAQTYRKQITAIIGLVIAVAVVTGGVFYLGARAEVKASDMLASATARADAAGAGSTDEYRAVYETYPRTVAGQIAGLRYAEQLYRSGEAAAAVDVYTKLVKSVAGKPTLHHLALNGLGYAHEAAGDLKAAADCFETIAATPVSAHKETALFNLARLYEQVGETEKSQKAFAQIVSEYPDSMYADIAREKSAS is encoded by the coding sequence ATGGCCAAAATCAGTCGCATCTCCCTTGAGAGAAAACGGGAACTTGAAGAGCCGGACAAATTCATGGTGTTTGTGGCAAGAGCCATGCAGCTTGCCCAGACCTACAGAAAACAGATCACCGCCATTATCGGCCTGGTGATCGCGGTGGCCGTGGTAACCGGCGGGGTGTTCTACCTCGGCGCCCGGGCCGAGGTCAAGGCATCGGATATGCTGGCTTCGGCCACGGCCCGGGCGGACGCCGCCGGGGCCGGCAGCACGGATGAGTACAGGGCGGTTTACGAAACATACCCGCGCACCGTTGCCGGGCAGATTGCCGGACTCCGTTATGCGGAACAGCTCTACCGGTCCGGGGAAGCGGCGGCCGCCGTTGATGTCTATACAAAACTCGTTAAAAGCGTGGCCGGCAAACCGACCCTTCACCACCTGGCCTTAAACGGTCTCGGCTATGCCCATGAAGCGGCCGGGGATCTGAAGGCCGCCGCCGACTGCTTTGAAACCATCGCGGCCACACCTGTGTCCGCCCACAAGGAGACGGCCCTCTTCAACCTGGCCCGCCTCTATGAACAGGTGGGGGAAACGGAAAAAAGCCAAAAGGCCTTCGCTCAAATCGTGTCCGAATACCCGGACTCCATGTACGCGGACATTGCCAGGGAAAAAAGCGCTTCCTGA
- a CDS encoding MFS transporter: MKTDVPTPVPPHGKTGQFGLLSTRRFLPFFGTMFFGAFNDNVFRNGLIVLIAFGAGLADSSSASILVNLAAGLFILPFFLFSATAGQIADKYEKAVLIRGIKLAEIGIMALAAVAFYLNSIALLLALLFFMGVQSTFFGPIKYSIIPEHLEPDEIVGGNAMVEMGTFVAILLGLVAGGKLAHPDRPLLIGGAVVAIAVFGWVASRFIPASPAPAPDLAINFNPLTQTARTIGFGRRVHSVFLSILAVSWFWFLGMAYVTQLPNFTARVLYANTDVYILLMVMFTVGIALGSLLCEKLSGRKVELGLVPLGSIGLSIFGFDLFLSWTPHPVEPLMGIRSFLAADGAFRVLVDLLLIGVFGGFYSVPLFAFIQKRTDPAYRARVIAASNILNALFMVAANVAAIVLIGMAGLSIPLFFAVLAVMNVVVALYIYTVVPEFVMRFLIWIMTHTLYRVRHTGLEHIPDEGPVVLVCNHVSYVDGLLIAGACRRPPRFVMYKPIYRMPVLNFIFRTGKAIPIDSQKNDPRTYEQAFDRIAQALDDGQVVCVFPEGRLTANGEIGEFKTGIEKILERNPVCVVPMALRGMWGSYFSRKGGEPLSKKPRRFWSRVELAAGPAMAPEQATADALRAAVIKLRGDRR; this comes from the coding sequence GTGAAAACCGACGTGCCTACCCCGGTGCCGCCGCATGGCAAAACCGGCCAGTTCGGGCTGCTGTCGACCCGGCGGTTTCTTCCTTTTTTCGGCACCATGTTTTTCGGCGCTTTTAACGACAACGTGTTCCGCAACGGCCTGATCGTACTGATCGCCTTTGGCGCCGGCCTTGCCGACAGCAGCAGCGCCAGCATTCTGGTCAACCTGGCCGCCGGCCTTTTTATTCTGCCCTTTTTTCTGTTTTCCGCCACTGCCGGCCAGATCGCGGACAAGTACGAGAAGGCGGTGCTGATTCGGGGGATCAAGCTTGCCGAGATCGGAATCATGGCCCTTGCGGCCGTTGCGTTTTATCTGAACAGCATTGCCCTGCTGCTGGCGCTGCTTTTTTTCATGGGGGTTCAGTCCACCTTTTTTGGCCCCATAAAATACAGCATCATTCCCGAACATCTCGAACCGGACGAAATCGTGGGCGGCAACGCCATGGTGGAGATGGGAACCTTTGTGGCCATTCTGCTGGGCCTGGTGGCCGGCGGCAAGCTGGCCCACCCGGACCGGCCCCTGCTCATCGGCGGGGCCGTTGTGGCCATCGCGGTATTCGGATGGGTTGCCAGCCGGTTTATTCCGGCATCACCGGCGCCGGCGCCGGACCTTGCGATCAATTTTAACCCCCTGACCCAGACCGCAAGGACCATCGGTTTCGGCCGCCGGGTTCACTCCGTGTTTCTCTCCATTCTGGCGGTGTCGTGGTTCTGGTTTCTGGGCATGGCCTATGTCACCCAGCTGCCCAACTTCACGGCCCGGGTGTTGTATGCCAACACTGATGTCTACATTCTGCTGATGGTGATGTTTACCGTGGGCATCGCCCTGGGATCGCTGCTCTGCGAAAAGCTGTCCGGCAGAAAGGTGGAGCTGGGCCTGGTGCCCCTGGGTTCCATCGGCTTGAGTATTTTCGGGTTTGACCTGTTTCTCTCCTGGACACCCCATCCCGTGGAGCCGCTCATGGGCATCCGGTCCTTTCTGGCCGCTGACGGGGCGTTTCGCGTGCTGGTCGATCTGCTGCTTATCGGTGTGTTCGGCGGGTTCTACTCGGTGCCGCTGTTTGCCTTTATTCAGAAGCGCACCGATCCCGCATACCGGGCACGGGTGATCGCGGCCAGCAATATTTTAAACGCCCTGTTCATGGTGGCGGCCAATGTTGCCGCCATTGTTCTTATCGGCATGGCCGGCCTCTCCATTCCCCTTTTTTTCGCGGTGCTGGCGGTGATGAACGTGGTGGTGGCCCTCTACATCTATACGGTGGTGCCCGAATTTGTGATGCGGTTTCTCATATGGATAATGACCCATACCCTCTACCGGGTGCGCCATACCGGCCTGGAGCATATTCCGGACGAGGGCCCGGTGGTGCTGGTCTGTAACCACGTGAGCTACGTGGATGGCCTGCTTATTGCCGGGGCCTGCCGCCGGCCGCCGCGCTTTGTCATGTACAAACCCATTTACCGGATGCCGGTGCTCAACTTTATCTTTCGTACCGGCAAGGCCATTCCCATTGATTCACAGAAAAATGACCCACGGACCTATGAGCAGGCGTTTGACCGCATCGCCCAGGCCTTAGACGACGGCCAGGTGGTCTGTGTTTTTCCGGAGGGCCGGCTGACGGCCAATGGAGAGATCGGAGAGTTTAAAACCGGCATTGAGAAGATTCTGGAGCGCAACCCCGTTTGCGTGGTGCCCATGGCCCTGCGGGGCATGTGGGGAAGTTATTTCAGCAGAAAGGGCGGAGAACCTCTTTCCAAGAAGCCCCGCCGGTTCTGGTCACGTGTGGAGCTGGCGGCCGGACCGGCCATGGCCCCTGAACAGGCAACCGCTGACGCGCTTCGGGCCGCTGTCATAAAGCTGCGCGGCGACCGGCGGTAA
- a CDS encoding HU family DNA-binding protein: protein MTKAELIDKMAADAKITKMAAGKALDAFMDGVTKALKKKEGKVTLVGFGTFAKAHRKARTGRNPQTGKPIKIKACNVVKFRPGKKLRDDV from the coding sequence ATGACAAAGGCTGAATTGATTGACAAGATGGCCGCGGATGCAAAGATTACCAAGATGGCCGCGGGCAAAGCCCTTGACGCTTTCATGGACGGCGTGACAAAGGCGCTCAAGAAAAAGGAAGGCAAGGTCACACTGGTCGGCTTCGGCACCTTTGCCAAGGCCCATCGCAAGGCACGCACCGGCAGAAATCCCCAGACCGGCAAACCCATCAAGATCAAGGCGTGCAACGTTGTAAAATTCAGACCTGGTAAAAAGCTTCGGGACGATGTGTAG